One Triticum dicoccoides isolate Atlit2015 ecotype Zavitan chromosome 4B, WEW_v2.0, whole genome shotgun sequence genomic window carries:
- the LOC119291780 gene encoding 7-deoxyloganetin glucosyltransferase-like gives MASSAPPAPAERPHAVCLPAAAQGHIIPMLDVAKMLHARGFHVTFVNTEYNHARLVRSRGPAAVAGVPGFRFATIPDGLPPSDDDVTQDVASLCESTTETCLGPFRRLLVDLNAGGPPVTCVVSDVVMDFSMEAARELGLPYVQLWTASAISFLGFRHYRLLFARGLAPIKDVEQLTDEYLDTPVEDVPGLRNMRFRDFPSFIRSPAPDDYMLHFALRITERAAGASAVIVNTFGDLEGEAVAAMEALGLPKVYTIGPVSLLAPLKGPSSTISMSLWKPEEECLPWLDDKDAGSVVYVNFGSITVMTNEQLVEFAWGLAKSGRHFLWVIRPDLVKGDTAVLPPEFSDETAGRGLVASWCPQQEVLRHPAVGAFLTHSGWNSTLESMCGGVPVISWPFFADQQTNCRYQCTEWGVGMEIDGSVRRDAITDLITEVMDGEKGKVMKKKAREWREKALKATEPGGSSRRNFDELIRDVLAPSFHGDPAS, from the coding sequence ATGGCTTCTTCTGCACCGCCGGCGCCGGCCGAGAGACCGCACGCCGTGTGCCTGCCGGCGGCCGCGCAGGGGCACATCATCCCGATGCTCGACGTGGCCAAGATGCTCCACGCCCGCGGCTTCCACGTCACCTTCGTCAACACCGAGTACAACCACGCCCGCCTCGTTCGCTCCCGCGGCCCCGCCGCGGTGGCCGGCGTCCCGGGCTTCCGCTTCGCCACCATCCCGGACGGCCTGCCGCCGTCTGACGACGACGTCACGCAGGACGTCGCGTCGCTGTGCGAGTCCACCACGGAGACCTGCCTCGGGCCCTTCCGCCGCCTCCTCGTGGACCTCAACGCAGGCGGCCCGCCCGTGACCTGCGTCGTCTCCGACGTCGTCATGGACTTCTCCATGGAGGCGGCCAGGGAGCTCGGCCTCCCCTACGTCCAGCTGTGGACGGCCAGCGCCATCAGCTTCCTCGGCTTCCGCCACTACCGCCTCCTCTTCGCCCGCGGCCTCGCGCCGATCAAAGACGTCGAACAGCTTACGGACGAGTACCTTGACACGCCGGTGGAGGACGTGCCAGGCCTGAGGAACATGAGGTTCAGGGACTTCCCGAGCTTCATACGCAGCCCGGCACCGGACGACTACATGCTGCATTTCGCGCTCCGTATAACGGAGCGCGCGGCCGGCGCGTCAGCCGTGATCGTCAACACCTTCGGCGACCTCGAGGGCGAGGCAGTGGCGGCCATGGAGGCGCTCGGCCTGCCCAAGGTCTACACCATCGGCCCGGTCTCGCTGCTGGCGCCGCTCAAGGGTCCAAGTTCCACCATCAGCATGAGCCTCTGGAAGCCGGAGGAGGAGTGCCTcccgtggctcgacgacaaggacgccGGCTCCGTCGTGTACGTCAACTTCGGAAGCATCACCGTCATGACCAACGAGCAGCTGGTGGAGTTCGCGTGGGGGCTCGCCAAGAGCGGCAGGCACTTCCTCTGGGTCATCCGCCCGGACCTCGTCAAGGGCGACACCGCCGTGCTTCCGCCGGAGTTCTCGGACGAGACGGCGGGGCGCGGGCTGGTGGCCTCCTGGTGCCCGCAGCAGGAGGTGCTGCGCCACCCGGCCGTGGGCGCGTTCCTGACGCACAGCGGCTGGAACTCGACGCTGGAGAGCATGTGCGGCGGCGTGCCCGTCATCAGCTGGCCGTTCTTCGCGGACCAGCAGACCAACTGCCGGTACCAGTGCACCGAATGGGGCGTCGGCATGGAGATCGACGGCAGCGTCCGGCGCGACGCCATCACGGACCTCATCACGGAGGTCATGGACGGGGAgaaggggaaggtgatgaagaagaaggcgcGGGAGTGGAGGGAGAAGGCACTCAAGGCGACCGAGCCCGGCGGTTCTTCTCGCCGCAACTTCGACGAGTTGATCCGCGACGTGCTAGCTCCGTCTTTCCACGGCGATCCTGCTAGCTAG